In one Spirosoma rigui genomic region, the following are encoded:
- the bla gene encoding subclass B1 metallo-beta-lactamase, whose product MRSFLFSTCFLLILSHVQAQTAATPPISVSPITDGVYVHVSYGMYGEKPYPSNGLIVDTKDGVVLVDTGWDTDTSTDNTRQILAWVATNLHKPVKLCIVTHAHDDRVAGIGELRRAGIRVVSTPATARKAVDRGFLSPEPVLPTDTTFSVGHERIRCYFPGEGHTSDNIVVWLPKQRVLFGGCLVKSVAVFGMGNLADANVNAWAGSIRKLKNQFGTARIVVPGHEDLSDAKALDHTLKLVEKYTAAKK is encoded by the coding sequence ATGCGTAGTTTCCTGTTCAGTACCTGCTTCCTGTTGATTCTTTCCCACGTTCAGGCCCAGACGGCAGCGACACCCCCGATCTCCGTTTCGCCCATCACCGACGGGGTGTATGTACATGTCAGCTACGGGATGTACGGGGAGAAGCCGTATCCATCCAACGGGCTGATTGTCGATACCAAAGACGGCGTTGTGCTGGTGGATACGGGCTGGGATACCGACACCAGCACCGACAATACCCGCCAGATTTTGGCGTGGGTGGCCACGAACCTGCACAAGCCTGTGAAGCTGTGTATCGTCACCCACGCGCACGACGACCGGGTAGCCGGTATTGGCGAACTTCGCCGGGCGGGTATCCGGGTTGTGAGTACCCCCGCCACCGCCCGTAAGGCCGTTGACCGCGGATTCCTGTCGCCAGAGCCTGTTTTGCCCACCGATACCACCTTCTCGGTCGGGCATGAGCGCATTCGCTGCTATTTCCCGGGCGAAGGACACACAAGCGATAATATCGTTGTCTGGTTGCCGAAACAGCGGGTTCTGTTCGGTGGATGCCTGGTGAAAAGTGTCGCCGTTTTTGGGATGGGTAACCTCGCCGACGCCAACGTAAATGCCTGGGCAGGGTCCATCCGAAAGCTAAAAAATCAGTTTGGGACGGCCCGGATTGTCGTGCCCGGCCATGAGGACCTGAGCGATGCCAAAGCCCTGGATCATACGCTGAAGCTGGTGGAGAAATACACCGCTGCCAAAAAATGA